Within Streptomyces sp. SS1-1, the genomic segment CTGGACCGTGCGAAGGCCCATCGCTGACACCCCGCGCGGGAACCCACCGCGCACCAGGCACAGGCCCGCGACCGGCACTCCGGTCGCGGGCCTTCGCGTGGGCGGACCCCTGTCCTCAGGGCGTGTGCACGTACGGCGTCGTCGTGGTCAGCGGCTCGAAGCCGAGGCGCTCCAGGACGGGACGGCTGGTGCTCATGGCGTCGACCTGGAGGTACCGGTAGCCCCGGTCCACCGCGAGCCGGGCGCGGTGCGCGACGAGAGCGCGGTAGATGCCACGGCTCCGCCAGCCCTCGACGGTCCCGCCGCCCCAGAGCCCGGCGAACCGGGTGCCGGGCACGAGTTCCATCCGCGCGGCGCTCACCGGCACCCCGTCGTCCGTCAGGGCGACCACGGCCGCCACGGTGTCCTCGCCGGTCGCGAGCTGCGCGAGGAGCTGGTGCCGGACGCGCGTGCCGTCGCCGCCGAACGCCGCGCGGTGCACCTCGGCGACGAGCTCGGCACCGGCCGCGTCGGTCACCGGGACGAGGCGGACACCGGCCGGGGGCAGGACGTCCAGGTCCAGGGCGGCGGCCTCCGCGATCATCACCGTCTCCTCCGGCTCGGCCGTGAAACCGGCGTCCCGGAGCCGCCGGCCCAGGTCGACGGGGCGGTCGTGGCCGTACAGCTTCCACTCGAATTCCAGCCCGAGCCCGTCGAAGTGGGCGATCTGCGCGGCGATCGCCGCGTCGGCCGTCGTCCCGTCCAGCGCCGACCACACGACGCCGTTCCACCCGTGGGCCGACGACACCTGGCGGACGACCGGGCCCACCCGCTCCACCACGGAGTCCGGGCCGTCCGGCCGCGCGTGCTCGCGCAGATCACGGTCGAACAGGGCGAGGACGGCGGCGGGATCCATGCGGTCACCTCAGCACCAACCCGGAGCGTGAGCAAGCGTTTTACGGCGTGACCGGAGGCGCGTGGGGAGCCGCCGCGCCACGGGCGCGTCCGTCGGCGACCATGGAGGGGCCGGAGGAACCGCACCTGGAGGAGGACCCGCACCATGGCCGTCGAGGACGCCGAACTGCCGTACCTGCGCCGCTGCGTCGAACTGGCCGCCGAGGCCCTGGACGCCGGGGACGAGCCCTTCGGCTCGGTCCTGGTGGCGGCGGACGGCACCGTACGGGCGGAGGACCGCAACCGGGTGGCCTCCGGGGACGGCACCCGGCACCCGGAGTTCGAGCTGGCGCGCTGGTCCGCCGCCCACCTGTCCCCGGAGGAACGGGCCGCGGCCACGGTGTACACCTCCGGCGAGCACTGCCCGATGTGTGCCGCCGCGCACGCCTGGGTGGGCCTCGGACGGATCGTGTACGTCGCCTCATCGGAGCAACTGAGCGGCTGGCTCACCGAGTTGGGTGTTCCCCCGGCGCCGGTGCGGCCGCTCCCCGTTCGTGAGGTGGCACCGGGGGTGACCGTCGAGGGGCCGGTGCCCGAGCTGACGCAGGACATCCGCGCCCTGCACCTGCGGTTCCACGGGCGCGCCGGCTGACAGCCCGTCCGCCCGAGATGCAGGCGCCGATCGGCGGTGCCTACGATCGAGGATGGGCACGGACCAGGTGGGGAGCCCGGTCTCCTCCGACGGTGCGGGGCGCCGGTCGTGGCCGTCGCCGCGGCGGCTGATGTGCGCCCTCCTCGTCCTCGTCGCGACGGCGACGGTCGTCTACATGACGGTCCCGGCGGCGCTCACCCCGGTCTGGGCGACGATCGGCCTGCTCGGCGTCGCCGCCATGCTGATCGGCGTCCATGTGAACCGGCCCGCCCACCGCTGGCCCTGGTGGGTCCTGGCCGCGGGGCTGCTCTGCTTCATCACGGGCGACACCTACTACAACGTGATGGAGACGTACTTCCACGTCGAGAACCCGTTCCCGTCCCCCGCCGACGCCTTCTACCTCGCGAACTACGTGCTGTTCGCCGTCGGCCTGTCCGGTCTCATCCGCTACCGCTGGACCGGGCACGACCTGCCCGGACTGGTGGACGCGCTCATCCTCACCGCCGGACTCGCGCTGCCCGTCTGGGTGTTCCTGGTCCAGCCGCTGACCGAGATCGACGGACTCACCTGGCAGCAGCGGGCGATCAGCATCGCCTACCCGCTCGGCGACGTGCTCGTCCTGGCCCTGCTCGCCCGGCTGCTGACCCCGAGCGCCGCCACCCGGCACAACGGGGCGCTGGCGCTGCTCGTCGTGGGCACCGTGACGCTGCTCGGCTTCGACATCGCCTACGGGATCATGCAGCTGCACGACGAGTGGCGGACCGGCACCCTGGTCGACGCCGGGTGGATCGTCTTCTACACGGCGTGGGGCCTGGCCGCGCTGCACCCCGCCATGGTGGAGCTGACCGCGGCGGAGCCGGTGCGCGAGTCCCTGCTCCCGCCGCCGCGCCGGCTGCTGCTCCTCGCGGTGGCCACGTTCGTCGCCCCGACGGTCCTGCTGATCGAGGGGCTGAAGGACAAGCCGCACGGCGTGCCGATCATCGCGGCGTTCTCGGGGACGCTGTTCCTGCTGGTCATCCTGCGTCTGGCCGGCATGGTGGTGGCCCATCGCCGGGCCGTGGAGCGGGAGCTGGCGCTGCGCGCGGCCGGTGCCTCGCTGGTGTCGGCGGTCCGGCAGGAGGAGGTCGTCCGCTCCTGCGAGGCGGCCGTCGACCGGCTCCTCGGCCCCGCCGTCCACCACCGCACCCTGCTGCTGCCGGCCGAGCGGACGTCGGCGCTCGCCCCGCGCCACGCCCGGCTGGTCCCCACCGACAGCCTGGAACCCGAGGTCACGGCCCGTCTGGACGGTCTTACATCCGCCCTAGTCTGCCCGATGGTGCCGCCGGACCGGCCGGCGGGCGACATACCGGGGGTGCTGCTGGTGGCGGGGCCTCCCGCGCGGCTCAACGAGACCCGGAGCTCGCTGGAGATCCTCGCCTCGCACGCGGGCCTCGCCAAGGAGCGGGTGGTGCTGCGCCAGGAGGTCATCCGGCGGGAGAGCGAGGCGTACTTCCGCACGCTGGTGCGCAACGCGTCCGACGTCATCCTGATCCTGGAGGACGACGACGTCGTCCGGTACGCCAGCCCGTCCGCCGCCACCGTGTTCGGCAGCTCGGACCTGGTGGGGCGGACGCTGCCGGAGCTGGTGGACCCCCGTGACCGGCTGCGGGCGGCCCGGCAGCTCGCGGCGGTCCGCGAGATCGGGCCGCGGGCCACCCACGACCACTGGTGGGTACGGCATCCGGACGGGCAGGTCGAGGTGGAGGTGCGGTGCAGCGACTTCCGTGACGAACGCACGGTCGCCGGTCTGGTGGTCACCCTGCGGGACGTCACCGAGCAGCGGCGGCTGCAGCACGAGCTGACCGAGCGCGCCTTCCACGACTCGCTGACCGGGCTGCCGAACCGGACGCTGCTGCTCGAGCGGATCGAGCGGGCCCTGCTGCGGGGCCGCCGCGAGGCGTCGCTGACCTGTCTGCTCTTCATCGACCTCGACGACTTCAAGCTGGTCAACGACACCCTCGGGCACTCGGCGGGCGACCATCTGCTCAAGGACGTCGGGATACGGCTGTCGCGGACGCTGCGCCGCACCGACACCGCGGCCCGGCTCGGCGGCGACGAGTTCGCCGTCCTGATGGAGGACGCGCGGCAGCCGCTCGACGCGGAACTGCTGGCCGCGCAGGTGATCCAGACCCTGAGCCGGCCCTTCGCGCTGGGCGGCGAGTCCGTGACCGTGGCGGCGAGCGTCGGGGTGGCCACAGCACGGGACAGCACGGACGCCGACGAGTTGCTGGGCCACGCCGATCTGGCGCTGTACGCGGCGAAGGCGGCGGGGAAACGGCAGTGGCGCCGCTTCCGGCCCCTGCTGCACAGCCGCATGATCGAACGGCACGATCTGCAGAGCCGGCTCGCCCGGGCGGTCGCCGCGCAGGAGTTCGCGGTGCGCTACCAGCCCGTCGTGGACATCACCGCGGGCGAGGTCGTCGGCTTCGAGGCGCTGGCCCGCTGGCCGGGCACCGCGCAGCGGCCGGTCACCCCGGAGCAGTTCATCAGCCTGGCCGAGGAGACCGGGCACATCGGCGCGCTCGGCTCCTGGGTGCTGGAGCAGGCGGCCCGGGACATCGCGGGGCTGCAGGAGGAGCGGGTGCCCGGGCGGCCCCCGTACGTCAGCGTCAACGTCTCCGCCCGGCAGTTCCGCGACAACGGGTTCGTGCCGCAGGTCGACCAGGCGCTGCGGACGCCGGGGCTCGCGCCGGGCAGTCTCCAGCTGGAGCTGACGGAGACGGTGCTGCTGCGCCGGGACACGCAGGTCCAGGCGATGCTGCGGTCCCTGAAGGATCTGGGGGTGCACATCGCGGTCGACGACTTCGGCACCGGCTTCTCGTCGCTGCGGTACCTGCGGGACTTCCCCGTCGACGTCCTGAAGATCGACAAGTCCTACATCGACGACATCCCGCGCGACGCCCAGCAGGTGGCGCTCGTCGAGGGCATCGTGCACATCGCGGACACCCTGGGGCTCCAGGTGATCGCCGAGGGCATCGAGGAGCCCGAGCAGCGGGACCTGCTGGCCGGGATGGGCTGCCGGTTCGGGCAGGGCTACCTGTTCGCCCGGCCGATGACGCTGGAGCAGAGCCGGCAGGCGCTGCGCCGCGACGGGGGCCGGTCCGCACCGGGGACCGGCGAGCGGCGCCGCGACGGCGACCGCCGGACCCTGCCGGCGCGCGGCAGACGGGCCGCGCGGGAGGCCGACCTGGACCGGCTGCGCCGCACCAGCCCGATGACGGACGCCGTCCTGGACGAGGTCCGCGGCCGGCACATCCGCAGCCGGGGCCACTGGCTGATCGACTTCGCGTCCTGCAACTACCTCGGCTTCGACTGGGACCCGGAGATCGCCGCCACCATCGACCCGGCCGTGCAGGAGTGGGGCACGCACCCCAGCTGGTCCCGGCTGCTGGGCAGCCCCCGGCTGTACCCGCGGATCGAGGAGCGGCTGGCGGAGCTGCTCGGCGCCCCGGACACCCTGCTGCTGCCGACGCTGACGATCATCCACACCTCGGTGATCCCGGCCCTCGCCGACGACGGGTACGTCTTCGTGGAGGCGACCGCGCACCGCACGATCTACGACGGCTGCACGGTGGCCCGGGGCCAGGGCGCGACCCTGCGCCGCTTCCACGCCGAACGCCCCGAGGAGCTGGACCAGCTGCTGGCCGCGGCCCCGGCGAGCGCGCCCCGGCTGGTCTGCCTGGACGGGGTCAACAGCATGACCGGCAACATCCCCGACCTGCCCGCGCTGGCCTCCGTCACCCGCACGCACGGGGCCACGCTGTACGTCGACGACGCGCACGGCTTCGGTGTCATCGGCGAACGCTCCCCCGCCGAGCCGTGCCCGTACGGCGTGCGGGGCAACGCGGTGGTGCGGCACACCGGCGAGTCGTACGACGGTGTCGTCCTGGCCGGCGGGTTCTCCAAGGCGTACTCGTCGCTGCTGGCCTTCCTGGCGCTGCCGACCGAGCTGAAGAACCGGCTGAAGACGGCCGCCGCCCCCTATCTCTACTCGGGTCCCTCCCCCACGGCGTCGCTGGCGACCGCGCTCGCCGGGCTCGATGTGAACGAGCGGCGCGGTGACGCCCTGCGGGCCGACCTGTTCCGCCTGACCGCCCGGGTCCTGGACCATCTGGACGCGCTGGGCGTGCGCACCCTGAACAGCGACCGGCTGCCGATCGTGGAGGTGCCGCTCACCGACCCGTCCGACCTGGAGCAGGTCGCGCG encodes:
- a CDS encoding aminotransferase class I/II-fold pyridoxal phosphate-dependent enzyme encodes the protein MCALLVLVATATVVYMTVPAALTPVWATIGLLGVAAMLIGVHVNRPAHRWPWWVLAAGLLCFITGDTYYNVMETYFHVENPFPSPADAFYLANYVLFAVGLSGLIRYRWTGHDLPGLVDALILTAGLALPVWVFLVQPLTEIDGLTWQQRAISIAYPLGDVLVLALLARLLTPSAATRHNGALALLVVGTVTLLGFDIAYGIMQLHDEWRTGTLVDAGWIVFYTAWGLAALHPAMVELTAAEPVRESLLPPPRRLLLLAVATFVAPTVLLIEGLKDKPHGVPIIAAFSGTLFLLVILRLAGMVVAHRRAVERELALRAAGASLVSAVRQEEVVRSCEAAVDRLLGPAVHHRTLLLPAERTSALAPRHARLVPTDSLEPEVTARLDGLTSALVCPMVPPDRPAGDIPGVLLVAGPPARLNETRSSLEILASHAGLAKERVVLRQEVIRRESEAYFRTLVRNASDVILILEDDDVVRYASPSAATVFGSSDLVGRTLPELVDPRDRLRAARQLAAVREIGPRATHDHWWVRHPDGQVEVEVRCSDFRDERTVAGLVVTLRDVTEQRRLQHELTERAFHDSLTGLPNRTLLLERIERALLRGRREASLTCLLFIDLDDFKLVNDTLGHSAGDHLLKDVGIRLSRTLRRTDTAARLGGDEFAVLMEDARQPLDAELLAAQVIQTLSRPFALGGESVTVAASVGVATARDSTDADELLGHADLALYAAKAAGKRQWRRFRPLLHSRMIERHDLQSRLARAVAAQEFAVRYQPVVDITAGEVVGFEALARWPGTAQRPVTPEQFISLAEETGHIGALGSWVLEQAARDIAGLQEERVPGRPPYVSVNVSARQFRDNGFVPQVDQALRTPGLAPGSLQLELTETVLLRRDTQVQAMLRSLKDLGVHIAVDDFGTGFSSLRYLRDFPVDVLKIDKSYIDDIPRDAQQVALVEGIVHIADTLGLQVIAEGIEEPEQRDLLAGMGCRFGQGYLFARPMTLEQSRQALRRDGGRSAPGTGERRRDGDRRTLPARGRRAAREADLDRLRRTSPMTDAVLDEVRGRHIRSRGHWLIDFASCNYLGFDWDPEIAATIDPAVQEWGTHPSWSRLLGSPRLYPRIEERLAELLGAPDTLLLPTLTIIHTSVIPALADDGYVFVEATAHRTIYDGCTVARGQGATLRRFHAERPEELDQLLAAAPASAPRLVCLDGVNSMTGNIPDLPALASVTRTHGATLYVDDAHGFGVIGERSPAEPCPYGVRGNAVVRHTGESYDGVVLAGGFSKAYSSLLAFLALPTELKNRLKTAAAPYLYSGPSPTASLATALAGLDVNERRGDALRADLFRLTARVLDHLDALGVRTLNSDRLPIVEVPLTDPSDLEQVARFLWQEGIYVTVAAYPLVPRDRVGFRVQLTALHTDEDIDRLNDVLTRLAARYPLRPKD
- a CDS encoding GNAT family N-acetyltransferase, whose amino-acid sequence is MDPAAVLALFDRDLREHARPDGPDSVVERVGPVVRQVSSAHGWNGVVWSALDGTTADAAIAAQIAHFDGLGLEFEWKLYGHDRPVDLGRRLRDAGFTAEPEETVMIAEAAALDLDVLPPAGVRLVPVTDAAGAELVAEVHRAAFGGDGTRVRHQLLAQLATGEDTVAAVVALTDDGVPVSAARMELVPGTRFAGLWGGGTVEGWRSRGIYRALVAHRARLAVDRGYRYLQVDAMSTSRPVLERLGFEPLTTTTPYVHTP
- a CDS encoding nucleoside deaminase, with the translated sequence MAVEDAELPYLRRCVELAAEALDAGDEPFGSVLVAADGTVRAEDRNRVASGDGTRHPEFELARWSAAHLSPEERAAATVYTSGEHCPMCAAAHAWVGLGRIVYVASSEQLSGWLTELGVPPAPVRPLPVREVAPGVTVEGPVPELTQDIRALHLRFHGRAG